The Petrotoga sibirica DSM 13575 DNA window TCTAAAGCTTCTATTTACTTTATTCCTGTCAATTGTAAAATACACATCTACCTAAATTTAGTCTAAAATATTCTATTTTGGATTAACAATAGTAAGTTTATTCAAGCATCCAATATTAGAAAAAAGTAAGCTATTTTTATTCTTTGTAAATTAGTTTTTAAAAACAAAATATACTTTGTCTATTAATTAAAAAGTTTTTTAATCTTATCAACATTTTTTCTAGTGTTGCTAAAATTAGATTTTTGAAATTTCTAAAGAAAATAATTGTGGGAATAAGTTCAAATTCTGTTCAGAATAATTATATGGGAGTTAACTTTTTTTGTCAACCATTAATTTATTCAATCAACTAATATTAGGAGCAATTACGAGCAATTATTTGCGATTAGGAAGCTTTTTCTTAGTTTTTCTTGAATTTTGTTAAAAATTGTTTTGTAAGATTTCATTAGATTTTCTTGTTTAATCGACTTAGATTGTTTTTAATCGACATTAATCAGCTCTATTTAAAAGTGAGAAATTTTTTTCACGGTGTTATAATTTTGTTAGCAGATATGAAGTTTTTGCTTAATAGAAAGCGAGGTCTTATATTTGAAAAAGGTCTATATAGATGGAGAACATCTGAGTTTGGAAGATGTGATTAATGTCGCTAGACATTATTATGAGGTGACTATCGAAAACTCCGTTCTTGACAATATTGAGAACTCCAGAAAAGTTGTAGAAAAGTTTGCAGAAAAGGAAAAAGTCGTGTATGGTGTGACCACTGGATTTGGAGAACTCTGTAATGTTTTCATTTCTAACGATAAAACGGAAAAATTACAAAGGAATCTGATTAGGAGTCATGCATGCGGAATTGGGGATCCTTTAGATATCGAAACTGTTAGGGCAATTATGTTGCTCCGTGCGAACTCTTTAGTCAAAGGTTTTTCTGGAATAAGGTTATCCACCATACAAACTTTGATCGATATGATCAACAAGAAGGTTCACCCGATAATACCAGAAAAAGGATCTTTAGGAGCAAGTGGTGATCTAGCTCCATTAGCTCATATGGTGTTACCGATGATAGGAGAAGGAGAAGCTTATTACGACAACAAGATGTTAAGTGGAAAAGAAGCAATGAAGATGGCAGGAATAGATCCGATAAATCTTGTTGCAAAAGAAGGTCTCGCTTTGATAAATGGAACACAAGTTATGACAGCCATAGGTGCATTATCAATATACGATAGCATAGAACTTTTAAAGACAGCAGATATCATTTCATCATTGACTTTTGAGGCGTTGAACGGTGTTATCGAGGCTTTTGATGAGAGGGTACACAATTTAAGACCTCATAAAGGGCAGATTGGTTGCGCTAATAATTTGAGGAGAATACTTGAAGGTAGTAAAATGGTGTCTCATCAAGGGGTATTGCGTGTTCAAGATTCTTATTCATTGAGATGTATCCCTCAGGTTCATGGTGCCTCACGTGATGCAATAAATTATGTACAAGATGTCATTGAAAAAGAGATGAATGCTGTAACTGATAATCCTTTGATATTTTCAAAAGAAGAAGAAGCAATTTCTGCGGGGAATTTTCACGGCCAACCAATCGCCTTGAGTATGGACTTTTTGGCAATTGCCTTATCTGAAATTGCAAATATTTCAGAAAGACGAATAGAAAGGCTTGTTAACCCTAAATTGAGTGGGTTAGCTCCTTTTTTGATAGAAGAAAGTGGCTTGAATTCTGGTTTTATGCTGGTTCAATATTCAGCCGCCTCGTTGGTTTCAGAAAATAAAGTCTTAGCTCATCCTGCAAGTGTTGACTCAATTCCTTCTTCTGCAAACCAAGAAGATCACGTTTCTATGGGTACAATCTCAGCGAGAAAGACGAAAAATATTCTAAACAACGTCCAAAAAGTATTAGCTATGGAAATGCTTTGCGCTTGCCAAGCCATAGACCTACGAGGAAATAAAGGTTTAGGAAAAGGTTCAAAGATAGTTTATGATATAGTTAGAGATAAAGTACCGAAGATTAACGAAGACAGAGCGATGTATAAAATGATAGATAAATGTGAAGACATATTAAAATCTGGCATAATCGTTAAAGAAGTGGAAAAAGTAATTGGTAAATTATTTTAAAGAAAGGAGAAATTATCATGGTGAACAATATTGATATTTCTAATGCAATGTCCATTAAGTTGGATGATAAACTGCCTAGTATGCCCAAATTCATAGAAGGCATAAGAAGGGCACCTAAAAGACATTTGAACTTATCAAAAAGAGAAGTAGAACTAGCCCTTGCAAACGCCTTAAGGTACGTACCAGAAAATTTGCATGAAAAATTGGCTCCAGAATTCTTGCAAGAGTTGTTTACTAGAGGTAGAATTTATGGATACAGGTATCGACCTGAGGGAAACATTAAGGCAAAACCTGTAGATATGTACAAGGGTAAGTGCATTGAAGGAAAGGCATTTCAAGTTATGATCGACAACAATTTGGATTTTGATGTTGCTTTGTATCCTTATGAACTGGTAACCTATGGTGAAACCGGTCAAGTATGTCAAAATTGGATGCAGTACAGATTGATTAAAAAATACCTTGAAG harbors:
- the hutH gene encoding histidine ammonia-lyase, with protein sequence MKKVYIDGEHLSLEDVINVARHYYEVTIENSVLDNIENSRKVVEKFAEKEKVVYGVTTGFGELCNVFISNDKTEKLQRNLIRSHACGIGDPLDIETVRAIMLLRANSLVKGFSGIRLSTIQTLIDMINKKVHPIIPEKGSLGASGDLAPLAHMVLPMIGEGEAYYDNKMLSGKEAMKMAGIDPINLVAKEGLALINGTQVMTAIGALSIYDSIELLKTADIISSLTFEALNGVIEAFDERVHNLRPHKGQIGCANNLRRILEGSKMVSHQGVLRVQDSYSLRCIPQVHGASRDAINYVQDVIEKEMNAVTDNPLIFSKEEEAISAGNFHGQPIALSMDFLAIALSEIANISERRIERLVNPKLSGLAPFLIEESGLNSGFMLVQYSAASLVSENKVLAHPASVDSIPSSANQEDHVSMGTISARKTKNILNNVQKVLAMEMLCACQAIDLRGNKGLGKGSKIVYDIVRDKVPKINEDRAMYKMIDKCEDILKSGIIVKEVEKVIGKLF